In a single window of the Pseudomonas sp. B21-015 genome:
- the murF gene encoding UDP-N-acetylmuramoyl-tripeptide--D-alanyl-D-alanine ligase, with translation MLKALKLSELTGALNARLISSDASFDGVSIDSRAIKPGQLFVALAGPRFDGHDYLNDVAAKGAVGALVEREVADSALPQLLVKDTRQALGQLGAINRAAFTQPVAAITGSSGKTTVKEMLASILRTRGPVLATRGNLNNDLGAPLTLLELAPEHTAAVIELGASRIGEIAYTVAMTKPHVAIINNAGTAHVGEFGGPEKIVEAKGEILEGLDADGVAVLNLDDKAFDIWKTRAAGRKVLTFALSNVNADFHASDLDRDARGCPAFNLHSPEGVERVQLNLLGTHNVANAMAAAAAAHALGVSLFGIATGLGAVQPVKGRTVAQLATNGMRVIDDTYNANPTSMCAAVDILAGFSGRTVLVLGDIGELGAWAEQGHHDVGEYARGKVCALYAVGPMMAHAVNAFGEQAFHFSTQAELIKALEAEQDTNTTFLIKGSRSAAMENIVAALCGTSLEKH, from the coding sequence ATGCTTAAAGCCTTGAAACTGAGCGAACTGACTGGCGCGCTGAATGCCCGCCTGATCTCCAGCGACGCCAGCTTCGACGGCGTCAGCATCGACAGCCGCGCGATCAAGCCGGGACAACTGTTTGTTGCTCTGGCCGGGCCGCGTTTCGATGGTCATGACTACTTGAATGACGTCGCCGCCAAAGGCGCCGTGGGTGCCTTGGTCGAGCGCGAAGTTGCCGACAGCGCGCTGCCGCAACTGCTGGTCAAGGACACCCGCCAGGCCCTCGGCCAATTGGGCGCGATCAACCGTGCTGCGTTCACTCAACCGGTCGCGGCCATTACCGGTTCCAGCGGCAAGACCACGGTCAAGGAAATGCTGGCGAGCATCCTGCGCACGCGCGGTCCGGTGCTGGCGACCCGTGGCAACCTGAACAATGACCTCGGCGCTCCGCTGACCTTGCTCGAACTGGCGCCGGAGCACACCGCGGCAGTGATCGAACTCGGCGCTTCGCGCATCGGTGAAATCGCTTACACCGTCGCCATGACCAAGCCCCACGTGGCCATCATCAACAACGCCGGGACCGCCCATGTTGGCGAGTTCGGCGGGCCGGAAAAAATCGTTGAAGCCAAGGGCGAGATTCTCGAAGGGCTGGATGCCGATGGCGTCGCCGTGCTGAATCTCGACGACAAGGCCTTCGATATCTGGAAGACCCGTGCCGCCGGTCGCAAAGTGCTGACCTTTGCCTTGAGCAACGTCAACGCCGACTTCCATGCCAGCGATCTGGACCGCGACGCCCGCGGTTGCCCGGCGTTCAACCTGCACAGCCCTGAAGGTGTGGAACGGGTTCAACTGAACCTGCTCGGCACCCACAACGTCGCCAATGCCATGGCCGCCGCTGCCGCCGCCCATGCCTTGGGCGTATCGCTGTTCGGCATCGCCACCGGCCTTGGCGCGGTGCAACCGGTCAAGGGGCGCACTGTCGCGCAACTGGCGACCAACGGCATGCGTGTTATCGACGATACGTACAACGCAAACCCCACCTCAATGTGTGCCGCCGTTGATATACTCGCCGGCTTTTCCGGTCGCACCGTTTTGGTGCTTGGAGATATCGGCGAGTTGGGCGCGTGGGCGGAGCAGGGTCACCACGATGTGGGCGAGTACGCCCGCGGCAAGGTTTGCGCGCTTTACGCCGTCGGGCCAATGATGGCTCACGCCGTGAACGCTTTCGGCGAGCAGGCCTTTCACTTCAGCACACAGGCTGAACTGATCAAGGCCCTGGAAGCCGAGCAGGACACAAACACCACCTTTTTGATCAAGGGCTCGCGCAGCGCGGCGATGGAAAACATCGTTGCCGCTTTGTGCGGGACCAGTCTGGAGAAACATTAA
- a CDS encoding penicillin-binding protein 2 — translation MKLEGALFPWRFRLVVGLLGIMVAAIAWRIIDLQVVDRAFLKGQGDARSVRHIPIPAHRGLITDRNGEPLAVSTPVTTLWANAKEMQTAKEKWPALAAALGQDPKALAERLEAQANKEFIYLVRGLTPEQGQAVLDLKVPGVYGIEEFRRFYPAGEVTAHMVGFTDIDDHGREGVELAYDEWLAGVPGKRQVIKDRRGRLIKDVQVTKNAKAGKPLALSIDLRLQYLANRELRNAIIENGAKAGSLVIMDVKTGEILAMVNQPTYNPNNRRNLQPAMMRNRAMIDVFEPGSTMKAISMSAAIETGRWKPTDTVEVYPGTLQIGKYTIKDVSKSEGPVLDLTGILINSSNVGMSKVAFDIGGETIFRLAQKVGLGQDTGLGFPGERVGNLPNYREWRKAETATLSYGYGISVTAIQLVHAFSALANNGRLAPLTLIKTDKAPQTTQVLPEAVAKTMQTMLQQVIEAPRGVFRAQVPAYHVGGKSGTARKTSVGTKGYAENSYRSLFAGFGPMSDPRYAIVVVIDEPTKAGYFGGLVSAPVFSKVMSGTLRLMNVTPDNLPATQQANAAPVVPLKANGGRG, via the coding sequence ATGAAACTCGAAGGCGCGCTCTTCCCATGGCGGTTCCGTCTGGTGGTGGGGTTGCTCGGCATCATGGTGGCGGCGATTGCCTGGCGCATCATCGATTTACAAGTGGTCGACCGTGCCTTCCTTAAAGGTCAGGGCGATGCGCGCAGTGTTCGTCATATTCCGATTCCGGCTCACCGTGGTCTGATCACCGACCGTAACGGCGAGCCGTTGGCCGTGAGTACCCCGGTCACCACCCTGTGGGCCAACGCCAAGGAAATGCAAACGGCCAAAGAGAAGTGGCCGGCACTGGCGGCTGCCTTGGGGCAGGACCCGAAAGCCCTGGCCGAACGTCTCGAAGCCCAGGCCAACAAAGAATTCATTTATCTGGTGCGCGGGCTGACCCCCGAGCAAGGCCAGGCTGTGCTCGATCTGAAAGTGCCGGGCGTTTATGGCATCGAAGAGTTTCGGCGTTTCTACCCGGCCGGCGAAGTCACTGCCCACATGGTCGGCTTTACCGACATCGATGACCACGGACGCGAAGGCGTCGAGCTGGCCTACGACGAATGGCTGGCCGGCGTGCCCGGCAAGCGACAGGTGATCAAGGACCGGCGCGGCCGGCTGATCAAAGATGTCCAGGTCACCAAAAACGCCAAGGCCGGCAAGCCCTTGGCGTTGTCCATTGACCTGCGTCTGCAATACCTGGCCAACCGTGAACTGCGCAACGCGATCATCGAGAATGGCGCCAAGGCCGGCAGCCTGGTGATCATGGACGTGAAGACCGGCGAGATCCTGGCCATGGTCAACCAGCCGACCTACAACCCGAACAACCGTCGCAACCTGCAGCCGGCGATGATGCGTAACCGCGCGATGATCGACGTGTTCGAGCCGGGTTCGACCATGAAAGCGATTTCCATGAGCGCCGCGATTGAAACCGGGCGCTGGAAGCCGACCGATACTGTCGAGGTGTATCCAGGCACCTTGCAGATTGGTAAGTACACCATCAAGGACGTATCCAAGAGTGAAGGCCCGGTACTCGACCTGACCGGTATCCTGATCAATTCCAGTAACGTCGGCATGAGTAAGGTCGCGTTCGATATCGGCGGCGAAACGATTTTCCGCCTGGCGCAGAAAGTCGGCCTCGGTCAGGACACCGGCCTGGGCTTCCCGGGTGAGCGCGTCGGCAACCTGCCGAACTACCGCGAATGGCGCAAGGCTGAAACCGCGACGCTGTCCTATGGCTACGGTATTTCCGTGACCGCGATTCAGTTGGTCCACGCCTTCTCGGCCCTGGCCAACAACGGTCGTCTCGCGCCGCTGACCCTGATCAAAACCGACAAGGCGCCGCAAACCACTCAAGTGTTGCCGGAAGCGGTCGCGAAAACCATGCAAACCATGCTGCAACAAGTGATCGAAGCCCCGCGCGGTGTATTCCGTGCGCAGGTGCCGGCGTATCACGTGGGTGGCAAGTCGGGTACTGCGCGTAAAACGTCGGTCGGAACCAAAGGCTACGCCGAGAACTCCTACCGCTCGCTGTTCGCCGGTTTTGGCCCGATGAGCGATCCGCGTTACGCGATCGTGGTGGTGATCGATGAGCCGACCAAGGCCGGTTACTTCGGTGGTCTGGTATCGGCGCCGGTGTTCAGCAAAGTGATGTCCGGGACTCTGCGCCTGATGAACGTCACCCCGGACAACCTGCCAGCCACTCAACAAGCGAACGCCGCACCGGTTGTTCCGCTGAAAGCTAATGGAGGGCGCGGCTGA
- a CDS encoding UDP-N-acetylmuramoyl-L-alanyl-D-glutamate--2,6-diaminopimelate ligase produces MSLSLNKIFAHAGHDLLIRELALDSRNVRAGDLFLAVPGGKFDGRTHIADALQRGAAAVAYEVEGATVLPITDVPLIPVKGLAAQLSDIAGRFYGDPSRHLNLIGVTGTNGKTSVTQLVAQALDLLGQHCGIVGTLGSGFYGALESGLHTTPNPIAMQATLADLKKAGAKAVAMEVSSHGLDQGRVTALAFDVAVMTNLSRDHLDYHGTMQAYGEAKAKLFAWNDLKCRVVNLDDDFGRQLAADKGESRLITYSLEDSSAYLYCREAQFDDEGVRATLVTPQGEHHLRSTLLGRFNLSNVLAAVGALLGLDYALDEILKVLPKLEGPAGRMQRLGGGTQPLVVVDYAHTPDALEKVLTALRPHAKGRLLCLFGCGGDRDRGKRPLMAEVVERLADGVLVTDDNPRAEDPSVIFDDIRAGFTAVDKVTFVAGRGQAIAQLIASASADDVIVLAGKGHEDYQEINGERHAFSDLVEADHALTAWEVAHA; encoded by the coding sequence ATGTCGCTGAGCCTGAACAAGATTTTTGCCCATGCCGGCCATGATCTATTGATCCGCGAATTGGCGCTGGACAGCCGCAACGTGCGGGCAGGCGATTTGTTCCTTGCGGTCCCTGGCGGCAAGTTTGACGGGCGTACGCACATTGCCGACGCCTTGCAGCGTGGCGCTGCCGCCGTGGCTTATGAAGTCGAAGGCGCGACCGTGCTGCCGATTACCGACGTGCCGTTGATTCCGGTCAAAGGCCTGGCGGCGCAACTGTCGGACATCGCCGGGCGCTTTTATGGCGACCCGAGCCGTCATTTGAACCTGATCGGCGTGACCGGCACCAACGGTAAAACCAGCGTGACCCAATTGGTCGCGCAAGCGCTCGACCTGCTCGGTCAACACTGCGGCATTGTCGGTACCCTGGGCTCCGGTTTCTACGGCGCACTGGAAAGCGGCCTGCACACCACGCCGAACCCGATTGCGATGCAAGCGACCCTCGCCGACCTGAAAAAGGCCGGCGCCAAAGCCGTGGCCATGGAAGTGTCTTCTCATGGGCTGGATCAGGGCCGCGTGACGGCGTTGGCCTTCGATGTGGCGGTAATGACCAACCTGTCGCGCGATCATCTGGATTACCACGGCACCATGCAGGCCTATGGCGAAGCCAAGGCCAAGTTGTTTGCCTGGAATGATCTGAAGTGCCGGGTGGTCAACCTCGACGACGATTTCGGTCGGCAACTGGCTGCCGATAAAGGCGAGTCGCGGCTGATCACCTACAGCCTGGAAGATTCCAGCGCCTACCTGTATTGCCGCGAAGCGCAGTTCGACGATGAAGGCGTGCGCGCCACGTTGGTCACGCCGCAAGGCGAGCACCATTTGCGCAGCACCTTGCTCGGTCGTTTCAACCTGAGCAACGTGTTGGCCGCAGTCGGCGCCTTGCTCGGTCTGGATTATGCGCTGGACGAAATCCTCAAAGTGCTGCCGAAGCTCGAAGGTCCGGCCGGGCGCATGCAGCGTCTGGGTGGCGGTACTCAGCCATTGGTGGTGGTCGATTACGCCCACACGCCGGATGCGCTGGAAAAAGTCTTGACGGCCCTGCGTCCTCACGCCAAAGGCCGGTTGCTGTGCCTGTTCGGTTGCGGCGGCGATCGCGATCGCGGCAAGCGTCCGTTGATGGCGGAAGTGGTCGAGCGTCTGGCCGATGGCGTACTGGTCACCGATGACAATCCGCGCGCCGAAGACCCCTCCGTGATTTTCGACGACATCCGCGCCGGTTTCACCGCTGTGGATAAAGTCACCTTCGTCGCCGGCCGTGGCCAGGCGATTGCCCAGTTGATCGCCAGCGCTTCGGCGGATGACGTGATTGTCCTGGCCGGTAAAGGTCATGAGGATTATCAGGAAATCAACGGCGAGCGCCACGCTTTCTCCGATCTGGTCGAGGCCGATCATGCCCTGACCGCGTGGGAGGTGGCCCATGCTTAA
- the murD gene encoding UDP-N-acetylmuramoyl-L-alanine--D-glutamate ligase, producing the protein MSLIASDHFRIVVGLGKSGMSLVRFLANRGVSFAVADTRENPPELATLKRDYPHVEVRCGELDVEFLCRADELYVSPGLALATPALQAAAARGVKLSGDIELFARNAKAPIVAISGSNAKSTVTTLVGEMAAAAGKRVAVGGNLGTPALDLLSDDVELYVMELSSFQLETTDQLNAEVATVLNISEDHMDRYSGLPAYHLAKHRIFRGARQFVVNRQDALSRPLMGEGQPCWTFGLNKPDFKAFGIREEGGEKYLAFEFQNLMPVRELKVRGAHNQSNALAALALGHAVGLPFDAMLSALRNFAGLEHRCQWVRDLDGVGYYNDSKATNVGAALAAIEGLGADIGGKLVLIAGGDGKGAEFKDMRDPVAANCRAVILMGRDSDKIGEAIGDAVPLIRVGSLVEAVEQCRAVAEKGDAVLLSPACASFDMFKNYEDRGHQFVRAVEDLA; encoded by the coding sequence GTGTCTCTGATCGCTTCTGACCACTTCCGCATCGTTGTCGGCCTCGGCAAGAGCGGCATGTCCCTGGTTCGCTTCCTGGCGAACCGGGGCGTGTCGTTTGCTGTCGCCGATACGCGGGAAAATCCACCGGAACTGGCCACGCTCAAGCGTGACTATCCGCACGTGGAAGTGCGTTGTGGCGAGCTGGACGTCGAATTCCTGTGCCGTGCCGACGAGCTCTACGTGAGCCCCGGCCTGGCGTTGGCGACCCCGGCCCTGCAGGCTGCCGCCGCCCGTGGCGTGAAATTGTCCGGCGACATCGAGCTGTTCGCGCGCAACGCGAAAGCGCCGATTGTCGCCATCAGCGGCTCCAATGCGAAAAGCACTGTTACCACCCTGGTCGGCGAGATGGCCGCTGCGGCCGGCAAGCGTGTCGCTGTCGGCGGTAATCTCGGTACGCCAGCGCTGGATTTGCTCAGCGATGACGTCGAGTTGTACGTGATGGAACTGTCGAGCTTCCAGCTCGAAACCACCGATCAACTCAACGCCGAAGTGGCGACCGTGCTCAACATCAGCGAAGACCACATGGACCGCTACAGCGGTCTGCCGGCCTATCACCTGGCCAAGCACCGGATCTTCCGGGGCGCCAGGCAGTTTGTGGTCAACCGTCAAGACGCCCTGAGCCGTCCGCTGATGGGTGAAGGCCAACCGTGCTGGACCTTCGGTCTGAACAAGCCCGATTTCAAAGCCTTTGGTATCCGGGAAGAGGGCGGCGAGAAATACCTGGCCTTCGAATTCCAGAACCTGATGCCGGTGCGCGAGTTGAAAGTTCGTGGCGCGCATAACCAGTCCAACGCGCTGGCGGCATTGGCGCTCGGCCACGCCGTCGGCCTGCCGTTCGACGCCATGCTTTCGGCCCTGCGCAATTTCGCCGGGCTCGAGCATCGCTGCCAATGGGTGCGTGACCTGGACGGCGTAGGCTATTACAACGATTCCAAAGCCACCAACGTCGGCGCCGCTCTAGCCGCTATCGAAGGCCTGGGCGCGGACATTGGCGGCAAGCTCGTACTGATCGCCGGTGGCGATGGCAAGGGTGCAGAGTTCAAGGATATGCGTGACCCGGTGGCGGCCAACTGCCGCGCCGTCATTTTGATGGGGCGTGATTCCGACAAGATCGGTGAGGCCATTGGCGATGCCGTACCACTGATTCGCGTGGGTTCGCTGGTTGAAGCCGTCGAGCAATGCCGCGCCGTCGCAGAAAAGGGCGACGCGGTGCTGCTGTCGCCGGCCTGCGCCAGTTTCGACATGTTCAAGAACTACGAAGACCGTGGTCACCAGTTCGTCCGCGCCGTGGAGGATCTGGCATGA
- the ftsL gene encoding cell division protein FtsL yields MSKLFAKPLPGGSFFMLLLFIGVLVSAIGVSYSAHWNRQLLNSLYNELSVRDKAQAEWGRLILEQSTWTAHSRIEVLATEQLKMRIPGAAEVQMVAP; encoded by the coding sequence GTGAGCAAGCTTTTCGCCAAACCACTTCCCGGCGGAAGCTTTTTCATGCTGCTGCTATTTATCGGCGTGCTCGTGTCGGCCATCGGCGTGTCCTATAGCGCGCACTGGAACCGTCAGCTGTTGAATTCGCTGTACAACGAATTGAGCGTGCGCGACAAGGCGCAGGCCGAGTGGGGCCGGCTGATTCTTGAGCAGAGCACCTGGACCGCCCATAGCCGTATCGAAGTCCTGGCCACCGAGCAACTGAAGATGCGCATTCCCGGCGCCGCTGAAGTGCAGATGGTGGCGCCATGA
- the mraZ gene encoding division/cell wall cluster transcriptional repressor MraZ, producing MFRGANAISLDAKGRLAMPSRYRDELVSRSSGQLIVTIDAVDPCLCVYPLDEWEIIETKLRALPSLREENRRLQRLLIGNAVDLELDGSGRFLVPPRLREYAKLDKRAMLVGQLNKFQLWDEDAWNAVSAADLAAIQQPGAMPDELRDLIL from the coding sequence GTGTTTCGCGGAGCTAACGCTATCAGTCTCGATGCAAAGGGCCGTCTCGCCATGCCGAGCCGGTACCGTGACGAGCTCGTTTCGCGTAGTTCCGGTCAATTAATCGTCACCATTGATGCCGTTGATCCGTGTTTGTGTGTTTATCCCCTCGATGAGTGGGAAATTATTGAAACCAAACTGCGCGCACTGCCTTCGCTTCGCGAAGAAAACCGCCGCCTGCAACGTTTACTGATTGGTAACGCCGTCGACCTCGAGCTCGATGGCAGTGGTCGTTTTCTGGTTCCGCCGCGTCTTCGCGAATATGCCAAGTTGGATAAGCGCGCGATGTTGGTAGGCCAACTGAACAAGTTCCAATTGTGGGACGAGGATGCCTGGAACGCGGTTTCTGCCGCTGACCTGGCTGCTATTCAACAACCGGGCGCCATGCCTGATGAACTGCGTGATTTGATCCTGTGA
- the mraY gene encoding phospho-N-acetylmuramoyl-pentapeptide-transferase, which translates to MLLLLAEYLQQFYKGFAVFQYLTLRGILGVLTALVLSLCYGPWMIRTLQNRQIGQSVRNDGPQSHLSKSGTPTMGGALILSSIGVSTLLWADLANRYVWVVLLVTLLFGAIGWVDDYRKVIEKNSRGLPSRWKYFWQSVFGLGAAIFLYMTAATPVETTLILPMLKDYSIPLGAGFIVLTYFVIVGSSNAVNLTDGLDGLAIMPTVMVGGGLGIFCYLSGNVKFAEYLLIPYVPGAGELIVFCGALIGAGLGFLWFNTYPAQVFMGDVGALALGAALGTIAVIVRQEIVLFIMGGVFVMETLSVVIQVASFKLTGRRVFRMAPIHHHFELKGWPEPRVIVRFWIITVILVLIGLATLKLR; encoded by the coding sequence ATGCTGCTGCTGCTAGCGGAGTATCTGCAACAGTTCTACAAAGGCTTCGCGGTCTTTCAGTACCTGACCCTGCGCGGGATCCTCGGTGTGCTGACCGCGCTGGTCTTGTCGCTGTGCTATGGCCCGTGGATGATCCGCACTCTGCAGAACCGTCAGATCGGTCAATCCGTTCGCAACGATGGCCCGCAATCGCACCTGTCGAAGTCGGGCACCCCGACCATGGGCGGCGCGTTGATTCTTTCCTCCATTGGCGTCAGCACCTTGCTCTGGGCCGACCTGGCCAATCGTTACGTTTGGGTCGTGTTGTTGGTGACTCTGCTGTTCGGCGCCATCGGCTGGGTTGACGATTACCGCAAAGTCATCGAGAAAAACTCCCGTGGCCTGCCGAGCCGCTGGAAGTATTTCTGGCAGTCGGTGTTCGGCCTGGGCGCGGCGATCTTCCTTTACATGACTGCCGCGACGCCGGTGGAAACCACCCTGATCCTGCCGATGCTCAAGGACTACAGCATTCCGCTGGGCGCAGGCTTCATCGTCCTGACCTATTTCGTGATTGTCGGTTCGAGCAACGCGGTCAACCTGACCGACGGCCTCGACGGTCTGGCGATCATGCCCACCGTGATGGTTGGCGGTGGCCTGGGGATCTTCTGCTACCTGTCGGGTAACGTGAAGTTCGCCGAATACTTGCTGATTCCTTACGTACCGGGCGCGGGTGAGCTGATTGTGTTCTGCGGTGCGTTGATCGGTGCGGGCCTGGGGTTCCTCTGGTTCAACACCTATCCGGCACAAGTCTTCATGGGCGACGTCGGCGCGCTGGCGCTGGGCGCGGCCCTTGGCACCATCGCGGTGATCGTCCGTCAGGAAATCGTCCTGTTCATCATGGGCGGTGTGTTCGTGATGGAAACCCTGTCAGTCGTCATTCAGGTTGCCTCCTTTAAGCTGACCGGTCGCCGTGTGTTCCGCATGGCGCCGATTCACCACCACTTTGAACTCAAGGGCTGGCCCGAGCCGCGTGTGATCGTCCGTTTCTGGATCATCACCGTGATTCTCGTGTTGATCGGCCTTGCCACCCTGAAGCTGAGGTAG
- the rsmI gene encoding 16S rRNA (cytidine(1402)-2'-O)-methyltransferase — protein MAAFTDHEVCALTAPGALNSAAGSLYVVATPIGNLDDISARALKILREVALIAAEDTRHSQRLMQHFGIPTPLAACHEHNERDEGSRFITRLLAGDDVALISDAGTPLISDPGYHLVRQARAAGINVVPVPGACALIAALSAAGLPSDRFIFEGFLPAKAVGRRARLELIKEEPRTLIFYEAPHRILECLQDMELVFGAERPALLARELTKTFETLKGLPLAELREFVESDSNQQRGECVVLVAGWSAPETEDAVSSEAMRILNLLLEEMPLKRAAALAAQITGERKNVLYQVALDKQKGE, from the coding sequence ATGGCGGCTTTTACCGATCATGAGGTGTGCGCTTTGACTGCTCCAGGTGCTTTGAATTCCGCTGCTGGCTCGCTTTATGTGGTGGCGACGCCCATCGGCAACCTGGATGACATCAGTGCGCGTGCGCTGAAGATCCTGCGCGAGGTCGCCTTGATTGCTGCCGAAGACACTCGCCACTCCCAGCGATTGATGCAGCATTTCGGCATACCCACGCCGCTGGCGGCCTGTCATGAACACAACGAGCGGGATGAAGGTAGCCGTTTTATCACCCGTCTGCTGGCGGGCGATGATGTGGCGTTGATCTCCGACGCCGGGACGCCGCTGATTTCCGATCCGGGTTATCACCTGGTGCGTCAGGCCCGTGCCGCGGGGATCAATGTGGTGCCGGTTCCGGGCGCCTGTGCGCTGATCGCGGCACTCTCGGCGGCGGGGCTGCCGTCCGACCGTTTCATCTTCGAAGGGTTTCTGCCGGCCAAGGCTGTCGGTCGGCGCGCTCGTCTGGAACTCATAAAAGAAGAGCCGCGCACGCTGATTTTCTATGAAGCCCCGCACCGGATCCTTGAATGCCTGCAAGACATGGAGCTGGTATTTGGCGCCGAGCGTCCGGCGTTGCTGGCGCGCGAACTGACCAAGACCTTCGAAACCCTTAAAGGTTTGCCGCTGGCCGAGTTGCGTGAGTTCGTCGAGTCGGACAGCAACCAGCAGCGCGGAGAGTGCGTAGTGCTGGTCGCCGGCTGGTCTGCACCCGAAACCGAGGACGCTGTCAGCAGTGAAGCCATGCGTATTCTCAACTTGCTGCTCGAAGAGATGCCGCTCAAGCGTGCCGCGGCATTGGCGGCGCAAATTACCGGCGAACGCAAGAATGTGCTCTATCAGGTCGCGCTGGATAAGCAAAAGGGCGAGTAA
- the rsmH gene encoding 16S rRNA (cytosine(1402)-N(4))-methyltransferase RsmH, whose amino-acid sequence MTIDSGFNHITVLLDEAVEALAVRPDGCYLDGTFGRGGHSRLILSKLGPDGRLLGFDKDPQAIATGQTLAAEDGRFVVVQRSFAELGSEVAERGLAGKVSGILLDLGVSSPQLDDPERGFSFLNDGPLDMRMDPSRGISAAEFVNTAPVEEIARVFKEYGEERFSGRMARAVAERRDIKPFERTADLAEVLKVANPAWEKGKNPATRAFQGLRIHVNNELGDLETGLEAALECLEVGGRLVVISFHSLEDRIVKLFMRKLVKGEADNLPRNLPVRHVAFEPIIKIHGKAQSASEAELKANPRSRSAVMRVAEKLR is encoded by the coding sequence GTGACTATTGATAGCGGCTTTAACCACATCACCGTACTGCTTGACGAAGCTGTCGAGGCTCTCGCCGTACGTCCTGATGGCTGCTATCTGGACGGTACGTTCGGTCGCGGTGGGCACAGCCGGTTGATCCTCAGCAAGCTCGGTCCCGATGGTCGGTTGCTCGGATTCGACAAAGATCCTCAAGCGATTGCCACCGGGCAAACGCTAGCGGCCGAAGACGGCCGCTTTGTCGTTGTGCAGCGCAGCTTTGCCGAGCTCGGTTCGGAAGTCGCCGAACGCGGTCTGGCCGGCAAGGTCAGCGGCATTCTGCTTGACCTCGGCGTGTCTTCGCCGCAGCTCGACGACCCGGAGCGCGGCTTCAGTTTCCTCAACGACGGTCCGTTGGACATGCGCATGGACCCGTCACGCGGGATCAGCGCCGCCGAGTTCGTCAATACCGCGCCGGTGGAAGAAATCGCCCGGGTATTCAAGGAATACGGCGAAGAGCGTTTCTCCGGCCGCATGGCGCGTGCCGTGGCCGAGCGTCGCGACATCAAGCCGTTCGAGCGCACCGCCGACCTGGCTGAAGTTTTGAAAGTCGCCAACCCTGCCTGGGAAAAGGGCAAGAACCCGGCCACCCGTGCGTTCCAGGGGCTGCGTATTCACGTCAACAACGAACTGGGCGATCTGGAAACCGGCCTCGAAGCCGCGCTGGAGTGCCTGGAGGTGGGCGGCCGTCTGGTTGTCATCAGCTTCCACTCGCTGGAAGACCGCATCGTCAAACTGTTCATGCGCAAACTGGTGAAAGGCGAAGCCGACAACCTGCCGCGCAACCTGCCGGTCCGTCACGTCGCTTTCGAACCGATCATCAAAATTCATGGCAAAGCGCAGTCCGCCTCCGAGGCCGAACTCAAAGCCAACCCACGTTCCCGTAGCGCCGTCATGCGCGTCGCGGAGAAACTGCGGTGA